Proteins encoded together in one Mycobacterium sp. MS1601 window:
- a CDS encoding TetR/AcrR family transcriptional regulator — protein MTSEATSPSARQAELLQLAYRYVLTHGLAELSLRPLAAAIGSSPRVLLFLFGSKDGLIKALLAQAREDELELLHHLDAVDSLNGAVNELWTWLSSDHHRPLLTLWAEAYTRSLVDPEGVWSGFAHSTVGDWLAVLAAHQPDPTSDAAEAERTLALAVLRGALLDLLATGDRFRTSAAVRLHTSSVSARTPRPTVAETPPPPDSA, from the coding sequence GTGACATCGGAGGCCACAAGCCCATCCGCTCGGCAGGCCGAACTGCTGCAGCTCGCCTATCGGTACGTGCTGACACACGGCCTGGCCGAGTTGTCGCTGCGCCCACTGGCCGCCGCCATCGGGTCCAGCCCACGGGTACTGCTGTTCCTTTTCGGCAGCAAGGACGGCCTGATCAAAGCCCTACTGGCACAGGCCCGCGAAGACGAACTCGAACTGCTGCACCACCTCGATGCGGTGGATTCACTCAACGGAGCTGTCAACGAACTGTGGACGTGGCTGTCCTCCGACCACCACCGCCCCCTTCTCACACTGTGGGCCGAGGCCTACACCCGCTCACTGGTCGATCCAGAGGGGGTGTGGTCAGGTTTCGCACACAGCACGGTGGGTGACTGGCTTGCAGTTCTCGCGGCACACCAACCGGATCCGACGTCGGATGCCGCCGAAGCCGAACGCACCCTGGCCCTGGCGGTACTGCGGGGAGCACTCCTCGACCTGCTGGCCACCGGCGACCGTTTCCGCACCAGCGCCGCTGTGCGCCTGCACACCAGCTCAGTCAGCGCCCGAACGCCGCGGCCAACCGTGGCAGAAACGCCGCCACCGCCGGACTCGGCGTAG
- a CDS encoding GNAT family N-acetyltransferase has product MANAVSSRVLLRRANQPGDLGWVVMANGQEYHRQFGWNTDFEVLVAGIVADFARSHDTRREAAWIAEVDGERTGCVFLVEGSSPGVAKLRILLVCQGGRGLGIGTRLVQECLQFARTAGYRQVELWTNDVLTSARKIYQSFGFRLVREEPHHSYGHQLTGQDWVLDL; this is encoded by the coding sequence GTGGCGAACGCGGTGAGTTCTCGGGTGTTGCTGCGCAGGGCAAACCAGCCCGGTGACCTGGGCTGGGTGGTGATGGCCAATGGCCAGGAATATCACCGACAGTTCGGCTGGAACACCGATTTCGAGGTGCTGGTGGCAGGCATCGTGGCTGATTTCGCTCGAAGCCACGACACACGGCGGGAAGCGGCATGGATCGCCGAAGTCGACGGTGAGCGGACCGGGTGTGTGTTCCTGGTTGAAGGGTCCAGTCCCGGCGTTGCGAAACTGCGAATCCTGTTGGTATGCCAGGGTGGCCGCGGGCTGGGCATCGGCACCCGGCTGGTGCAAGAGTGCCTGCAGTTCGCCAGGACTGCCGGCTATCGCCAGGTGGAGTTGTGGACCAACGACGTGTTGACCTCAGCGCGAAAAATCTATCAAAGCTTCGGGTTTCGGCTGGTCCGCGAAGAACCGCATCACAGTTATGGCCATCAGCTCACCGGGCAGGACTGGGTACTGGACCTCTGA
- the malQ gene encoding 4-alpha-glucanotransferase, whose amino-acid sequence MTAVDAGLVELANRFGVATAYADWTGRMVDVPESTLVAVLGALGVDVSSPEQRAAAVTEQERAYWSKSLPATIVGRAGSDTTFWAHVTHGADAHVWVRLEDGTVRTGVRQVDNFTPPFDLDGGLIGEATFVLPGDLPLGYHRVHLRSGSTETSTALIMTPRWLGLPARMGNRRTWGLATQLYSVRSTRSWGVGDLTDLTDLAVWSGAQHGAGYVLVNPLHAAEPTKPMEPSPYLPTSRRFVNPLYLRVEAIPEYVDLSKRSKVRELRDAVRKRARKHDGIDRDASWSAKRKALKLIHGVKRTAGRELAYQAFRDREGDALDDFATWCALADKYGADWHEWPAELRHPGSPEVAAFAEKHSEAVDFHRWLQWQLDDQLAGAQSAAVRAGMALGIMADLAVGVHPNGADAWALQDILALGVTAGAPPDEYNQLGQDWSQPPWRPDQLAESEYQPFRALIQAVLRHAGGVRIDHIIGLFRLWWIPKGALPTEGTYVRYDHEAMIGIVALEAHRADAVVVGEDLGTVEPWVRDYLRDRGLLGTSILWFEMDHQGAGGPLPAEQWREYCLSSVTTHDLPPTAGYLAGDHVHLRDSLGLLTRPVEEELEADKAENAAWIAELQRVGLLPSGPGTEPPSVEETILALYRYLGRTPSRLLSVALTDAVGDRRTQNQPGTTNEYPNWRVPLSDPKGKPLLLEKVFTDPRAAALSEAMHLIITPRT is encoded by the coding sequence ATGACCGCTGTGGATGCCGGACTCGTCGAACTCGCGAACCGTTTCGGTGTCGCCACCGCCTACGCCGACTGGACCGGCCGGATGGTCGACGTCCCCGAATCCACCTTGGTGGCGGTGCTCGGCGCCCTGGGCGTCGACGTCAGCTCTCCAGAGCAACGCGCGGCGGCCGTCACCGAACAAGAACGCGCGTACTGGTCCAAGTCGCTGCCTGCGACCATCGTCGGGCGTGCCGGGTCGGACACCACCTTCTGGGCACACGTCACCCACGGCGCCGACGCCCACGTGTGGGTGCGTCTCGAGGACGGCACGGTGCGTACCGGCGTGCGGCAAGTGGACAACTTCACTCCCCCGTTCGACCTCGACGGCGGGTTGATCGGCGAGGCTACCTTTGTGTTGCCCGGTGATCTGCCGCTGGGCTATCACCGAGTGCACTTGCGTTCCGGCAGCACCGAGACGAGCACCGCCCTGATCATGACGCCCCGCTGGCTGGGCCTTCCAGCCCGGATGGGTAACCGACGGACCTGGGGTTTGGCCACCCAGTTGTACAGCGTGCGGTCCACCCGGTCGTGGGGCGTCGGTGATCTCACGGACCTCACCGATCTCGCGGTGTGGTCCGGCGCCCAGCATGGGGCCGGCTATGTGCTGGTGAATCCGTTGCATGCCGCCGAGCCCACCAAGCCGATGGAGCCTTCGCCGTACCTGCCCACGTCACGGCGTTTTGTGAATCCGCTGTATCTGCGGGTGGAGGCCATTCCGGAGTACGTCGATCTGAGCAAGCGCAGCAAGGTGCGCGAGCTGCGTGACGCCGTCCGCAAGCGGGCCCGTAAGCACGATGGTATCGACCGTGACGCTTCGTGGTCGGCGAAACGCAAGGCGCTCAAGCTGATTCACGGCGTGAAGCGAACCGCCGGGCGTGAGCTCGCGTATCAGGCGTTCCGGGACCGCGAGGGCGACGCGCTGGACGACTTCGCGACCTGGTGTGCGCTGGCCGACAAGTACGGCGCCGACTGGCACGAATGGCCGGCCGAGCTGCGTCACCCCGGCTCCCCCGAGGTCGCCGCTTTTGCTGAAAAACATTCCGAGGCAGTCGATTTCCACCGTTGGCTGCAGTGGCAGCTCGATGATCAGCTGGCCGGCGCCCAGTCCGCCGCGGTGCGGGCGGGGATGGCGTTGGGCATAATGGCCGATCTCGCGGTGGGCGTGCACCCCAACGGTGCCGACGCGTGGGCACTACAGGACATCCTGGCGCTCGGCGTGACGGCCGGTGCGCCGCCGGACGAGTACAACCAACTGGGCCAGGACTGGTCACAGCCGCCGTGGCGGCCCGACCAGCTGGCCGAATCGGAATACCAGCCGTTCCGGGCGCTCATCCAGGCGGTGCTGCGCCACGCCGGCGGCGTGCGCATCGACCACATCATCGGCCTGTTCCGGCTGTGGTGGATCCCCAAGGGCGCGTTACCCACCGAAGGCACATATGTGCGCTACGACCACGAGGCGATGATCGGGATCGTCGCGTTGGAGGCACATCGGGCCGACGCCGTCGTTGTCGGCGAAGATCTGGGAACCGTCGAGCCCTGGGTACGTGATTACCTTCGTGATCGCGGACTGCTCGGCACGTCGATCCTGTGGTTCGAGATGGACCACCAAGGCGCAGGCGGTCCGCTGCCCGCCGAGCAGTGGCGTGAGTACTGCCTGTCCTCGGTGACCACGCACGACCTGCCACCGACCGCGGGGTACCTCGCCGGGGACCATGTGCACCTTCGAGATTCGCTTGGGCTGCTGACACGGCCGGTCGAGGAGGAACTGGAGGCCGACAAGGCGGAGAACGCCGCGTGGATCGCCGAGCTACAACGGGTCGGCCTGCTGCCGAGCGGCCCCGGCACCGAACCGCCGAGCGTCGAAGAGACGATCCTTGCGCTGTACCGCTATCTGGGACGCACACCATCGCGGCTGTTGTCGGTCGCACTCACCGACGCCGTGGGTGATCGACGAACACAGAATCAGCCCGGCACCACCAACGAGTACCCGAATTGGCGTGTGCCGCTGAGCGATCCGAAGGGCAAGCCGCTGCTACTGGAGAAGGTGTTCACCGATCCGCGGGCGGCTGCGTTGAGCGAGGCCATGCACTTGATCATCACGCCGCGAACCTGA
- a CDS encoding DMT family transporter, whose translation MWLALAGAILTEVAATLGLRASNGFRKKIWLVPVMLGYVVSFTMMSWSLSLGMPVGIAYGVWSACGVALVALIARYLFAEPLTRMMALGIVFIVAGVLTIEIIGAAH comes from the coding sequence ATGTGGCTGGCGCTGGCCGGCGCCATCCTGACCGAAGTCGCGGCGACGCTCGGGCTGCGCGCCTCCAATGGGTTCCGTAAGAAGATCTGGCTGGTCCCGGTGATGCTCGGCTACGTCGTGTCGTTCACGATGATGTCGTGGTCGCTGTCACTGGGCATGCCCGTGGGCATCGCCTATGGCGTGTGGTCGGCGTGCGGGGTGGCGCTGGTGGCGCTCATCGCCCGCTACCTGTTCGCCGAACCGCTGACCCGGATGATGGCTCTGGGCATCGTCTTCATCGTGGCCGGAGTGCTCACCATCGAGATCATCGGCGCGGCCCATTAG
- a CDS encoding DMT family transporter, with translation MRKWVLLTGAISTEVVATLSLRAFQDNPVWLAVVIPGYVASFVFLTFVLRAGMPIGVAYGIWAATGTALTAGLAAVIFDDPFTWPVIAGIGLIIIGVLLVEFGSHAAVKQ, from the coding sequence GTGCGGAAATGGGTCCTGCTCACCGGGGCGATCTCGACCGAAGTGGTGGCCACGCTGTCGTTGCGGGCGTTTCAGGACAACCCTGTCTGGCTGGCCGTTGTCATCCCCGGGTACGTCGCGTCGTTCGTCTTCCTGACGTTCGTGCTGCGCGCCGGGATGCCGATCGGCGTCGCGTACGGCATCTGGGCGGCCACCGGCACCGCGCTGACGGCCGGGTTGGCCGCGGTGATCTTCGACGACCCGTTCACCTGGCCGGTGATCGCCGGTATCGGGCTGATCATCATCGGGGTGCTGCTGGTCGAATTCGGGTCGCACGCCGCGGTGAAACAGTGA
- a CDS encoding carboxylesterase/lipase family protein — protein sequence MTVVSRTITRPVIDTDSGPVRGIDDGQVKTWKGLRYAAAPEGDLRWRAPQRPEPWTEVADAVGFGSISPQPKSPIPLGAGANTAEDCLFLNIWAPSNAEPGSTPVMVWVHGGAYIFGSGSQPLYDGRVLASGGDVVVVTLNYRMGAFGFLDLSGFGPDFDTNLGLRDVIRALEWVRDNICGFGGDPANVTVFGESAGAAIVTTLLAAPAAAGLFTRAIAQSSPATSVYDSARAHTVAQLVLDHVGVSADEARSVPFEVLVDASMYVFDHVPSTTPGTLAFAPTMDGDLVPDYPVKLAREGRTLPVPLLIGTNKDEAALFRWMRSPLMPIAPNTIRAMFDEIAAEQPGVQLPSEAEIGSAYSGIRTRARGLHVARDVGFRMPTVWFAEGHAAVAPVYLYRFDWTTPMLRMLRLGAAHATELPYVWGNLVMGAADITFKLGGLKPGTAVSERMRQRWTDFAHGRPPGTDWLGYDADRRSTLVIDRDDAVVDDLDGGIRAAWGDEILSFR from the coding sequence GTGACAGTCGTCTCTCGCACGATCACCCGACCCGTGATCGACACCGATTCCGGCCCCGTCCGCGGCATCGACGACGGCCAGGTCAAGACCTGGAAAGGGCTGCGGTACGCCGCCGCTCCCGAGGGTGACCTGCGCTGGCGTGCGCCACAGCGTCCAGAACCATGGACCGAGGTGGCCGACGCCGTCGGCTTCGGCTCCATCAGCCCGCAGCCGAAGAGTCCGATCCCGCTGGGCGCAGGCGCCAACACCGCCGAGGACTGCCTGTTCCTCAACATCTGGGCACCCTCGAACGCCGAGCCGGGAAGCACTCCGGTGATGGTGTGGGTGCACGGCGGGGCCTACATCTTCGGATCCGGCAGCCAACCGCTCTACGACGGTAGGGTGCTGGCTTCCGGCGGAGATGTCGTGGTGGTGACGCTGAACTACCGGATGGGCGCGTTCGGATTTCTGGACCTGTCAGGTTTCGGTCCGGATTTCGACACCAACCTCGGCCTGCGCGATGTGATACGTGCCCTGGAATGGGTGCGTGACAACATCTGCGGGTTCGGGGGAGACCCGGCCAATGTGACGGTGTTCGGCGAATCGGCGGGCGCGGCCATCGTGACCACTCTGCTGGCGGCACCCGCCGCCGCCGGGCTGTTCACCCGCGCTATCGCGCAGAGTTCGCCGGCCACCTCGGTGTACGACAGCGCCCGCGCACACACGGTGGCGCAACTGGTGCTCGACCATGTGGGTGTATCAGCAGATGAGGCCCGATCAGTGCCGTTCGAAGTACTGGTGGACGCGTCGATGTACGTGTTTGATCACGTGCCCAGCACCACGCCGGGCACCCTGGCGTTCGCGCCGACCATGGACGGGGACCTGGTGCCGGACTACCCGGTGAAACTCGCCAGGGAGGGCCGCACCCTCCCCGTTCCGCTGCTCATCGGCACCAACAAGGATGAGGCGGCGCTGTTCCGCTGGATGCGCTCGCCGCTGATGCCCATAGCGCCGAACACCATCAGGGCCATGTTCGACGAGATCGCTGCAGAGCAGCCGGGCGTGCAGTTGCCCTCGGAAGCCGAGATCGGCTCGGCCTACTCCGGCATCCGCACCCGCGCCAGGGGCCTGCACGTCGCTCGCGACGTCGGCTTCCGGATGCCCACTGTGTGGTTCGCCGAGGGCCATGCCGCGGTGGCTCCGGTGTACCTGTACCGCTTCGACTGGACCACCCCGATGTTGCGGATGCTGCGACTCGGAGCAGCGCACGCCACCGAGTTGCCGTATGTCTGGGGCAATCTCGTGATGGGAGCTGCGGACATCACCTTCAAACTCGGTGGGCTGAAGCCGGGCACGGCGGTCTCGGAGCGGATGCGGCAGAGGTGGACGGACTTCGCCCACGGCCGCCCGCCGGGCACCGACTGGTTGGGCTATGACGCCGACAGGCGCAGCACGCTGGTGATCGACCGCGACGACGCGGTGGTAGACGACCTCGACGGCGGGATCCGGGCGGCCTGGGGTGATGAGATCCTCAGCTTCCGCTGA